The window AGGATTAGCCTTTCCAAGATGCCAAACTCTAATGCTACCCTAGCCGAGAGGTTACATTACATCAGCCATTGACAAGGTGAAGGTTACACGCCTacctacaaaataaaataaacaaatgacttATAAAGTGACTACATGCATAAGCAAGATACAGGATGCCTAGAACTGCTTTAAAGCCGTGTCCTTAAGAAAAGCACACGAGTATGCTCCCCTATCTAAAATCCTCTTCTACTTTAAAAATGGGATGTGgacttttttctattattttttttaagaaacatttttatgcttttttttgtttgttttaaacacaTAAAGAATCAAATCTAATCCTCTCCCGCAGACTCGCTTCTGTGTTAATGTCTATTCTTACAACACGGAGACACAAACACATGAACATCAAAACTAGTTGATTACGGGGCTTAAAATCCTCTATTTTTGTAGCACaaccctcttccctctctccagcTTAGGGTTAtgtaaatactattttttttttcctctccttttttttttttaaagacagcttTTCgggtacttttttcttttgcttaagtcagagatggaagggaaaaagagcaaaggaaaacaCCAGGACAGTGAGGAGGGGGCCGCTCTCCCCCTGAGGGGGCCAGGCCGGGGCGGCCCCTCCCTCGCCACGGCACCCTCAGATGTTCACGTCACGCACGTCGGTGGGCGTGCAGGCCaggtccacctcctcctcctcttcttcctcctccgcGGCTTTGGGGTCCAAGTTCTGCTGCTGGGCCTGGCGCAGGCTGGACTCCAGGAGGGCTTCAATCTGCTCCTGGCAGGCGCGGAGGCAGTCCTGGGCGAGGGGGGTGGGCACGGGGCTCTCAGAAGGGGCTCCACTAACCTCAAATGCTGCTTCCCTCAGACTCCAGACCCCAGGATCCATAGTGCTGACCCTGTCTGGCCACCAGCTGCTCCCCTGCCCTGGCCCAAGGAGCCCACAGATCACCCAGGCGGTGGCAAGCCCACTCAGGACCCAGGGGCTCCGGTGGACACggctgaccctgcccacctgcccgGACCCCCAGCACAGCCCAGCCCCCAGGTTCCCACTGGCCCCACTACGGCCCCCTCAGCACATTCAGCAGCATCATCTGAGCCCGGACAGGAGGCCCTCTGAGGCCCCGCTTCTTGGACTTAACCTCTGTTATGTCAGCCCCGGTGGTGAACCCAGCCTCCCGTGATGAACGGCCGTCAGAAGCATTAGGCCATGCCTGACAGAGGATGAACGCCAGGCGGCCCTGTGGGACCTGGGTCCTTTACCGCCGTCCTCTCCTGCTCGGGCCTGCATCCCGGAAGATGCTCCGGCCAGGCATGGCTCCCGCCTGCCACAGACCTCCTCCCGCAGCGACCACCCCACGAGTTCAAGGGGGAGGAGGAACCATGGAGGCTGTGGGCCTCTGCTGGTCCCACCCGGGGGCAAATCTCCCAGCAGCTCAAAGGCGCCTCTGGCAGTCGGGTGGCCATGGCTCCCGGGCTAAACAGAGTCCACACAGGCCTTCTCTTCTGGAACCAGGAGAAGGCTTCAGGGCAGTCCGGAGCCCAGACCCATGTCTTTCCCACTGGAGGAGCAAGGTTTGGCATGGGAAGGCACCCCCAGCATCCACCTAGATGGGGCTGGCTACGGTGAACATCATCCCAGAAAAGTGAAGCTGGACCAGGAGGGCTTGAGTGAACCCCTGGGGATCTCCCACGGGTACAGGGATTACGGGCTGGGGAGGCTTCCCGAGACACCTTTTCAATATTCATCACGGCAAAGGAAGAAGGCATGTATGTGCACATGGCCCCATTTACAGAAGCGGAAACTGAGGCCCGGAAGGTGTGGCGGGGGACCCAAGACTGCCGACACCCCCCTCAGGCTCCCATTCAAACACCCACCACTGCCTCCGGaaagccccaccaccaccatagcAGGAAGGCCCCTCCCCTCCCGGGGACAGCTCACTTGCCCCTGTAACTCGGGGGGCCGTGTGGTGGAGCTAGAGCAGAGGGGTACAGGAAGGGCCCCTCTCTGTGGAGCCCCGCACCCCACAGCCCCCTCAGCCTCATCCCGTGGAAGGCAGACGGGGCCACGCCTCCACCACCGAGAACTTTCTGTCTGAACTCAGTGCTGTTTGTCACCTGGTCACCAGACTAACGATTCCCCCACTGCCCCATGCTTCAGCCGGGAAGCCTTTGTCTCAGGTCTAATTAAAACAATCTCTATTCAAATGAGGGGTTACGCAGTCATTTCCTACGACTGTCTGGGGACAGCACCATCGGTGGCGTGTTTGGCTGAGGCTGACCCCTGGCAGTGAGGCTGAGATGCCTGCTCCTTCCACGGGACTCCCTCTCCGAGATGCCCACGCCTCCAGACAGGAAAGCTTCCTCCTCTGGGGGTCACGCAGGCTGCGGCCAAGCGCCGTTGGCAGAGGACAGGCGGGCGTCCACCCCACACCCCGCCTGTCCTCTGCCTCCCGCCTGCTCGAGGGGGGATCACCAGCAGCCCGAGCCAGACCTGGACGGGGGTCAAGGCGGTCACTGTCTCCCCCATGGGACCCTGGCAGGGCCGGTGTGACTCCCCCGCCACCAAACCTTGCTGGTCTAATTTGGTAAATGCCCCCGACCCTTGTAATTGTCACTTTAATTGTTTAGGAAAAGAATGGGGGATAAGACAATGGCatctttaaggaaaaaagagacaatGGACTCTGGCTTTCACAGAAGCAGCCTCTCAAAAGGGGCCATAAAAACAAGTTGTCTGGAGCGGCTCGCCGTGGAGGGAGACCTCACAGGAGCCCTTGTAAAGCTTCCATTTATCGGGCATCCACATTGTCACCCGGACAAAGCTCGACCGGTCCCCACCCCACACGGCATTAGGGCACGGACCGTTGACCCCGCCTGCCTTGTGGCCCCTCTTCCTGGATGGCTCCCCCACCCCGGGAGGGGTTTAGGCTCCAGGGGCCCCCGGGGACCACCCTCCTACCCACTGACAAGTTCCTGGAGTCTTTTCTCCCCAAAGGAGCCCCACCCCCCGGCAAAGGGCGTGGAGTGCCCCCAGGCACTCTGCCAAGGCTGCAGCCTGGCCCATGCTGCCAGACGCAGACAGCCGCCGGTCCATCCATCCTCCACGTGGGCCCTGCTTCCCAGGCCCTTGATAACTTCTAGTGCCCAGAGCCGGGCAGGCCCCCTGCCCACGCGGGAGCGGGAGACTCACCGGGTCACATCTGATCACCTTGGAGAGGAACCGTGTCAGGCGGTGATAGGAGAGGAAGCCGTTGGCGCTTCCCAGGTGCAGGCCTTGAGCCGCGGCCGCCACGCTCCCGGCGGCCACCATGGAGGGCGGGTTGGAAATGAACTTCACGTCTGTGGCACGGGGAGACAGAGAGGCAAGGGGGTTGAGTGAGGGTGCTCCGGGACCCTGTGTTCAGGGCTCCCCACCCCGGCCTGTCCTGCAAATTTCAAAGGGATGGTCAGAAAGTCGGCAAGGCTCCCCACGCCCCATCCTTGGTCATCACCCTGGGCAGCAGAGAGAGCAAGTCAGCTCAGGCTCCCCGAACACGGCCTGAGACGCTCATTTACAGACGCCAGGAAAGCAGACCAGGAAAACCGCTGGCGGAGGCCTCTTGGCATGTAAGCCTATGAACGGATCGCTTATTCACACAGTACATAGAAGAGTCGTAAGAAGGTGGGGAACACCCACAAGGAAGACAGTGTCCCTCTACAACGCAAACCCCAAGCACTGGGGCGGCCACCCTCCACGTAGGAAGCCGTGCCCAGATGTTCACTCCATTTACCCGCACCCAGGGACTTGGGAGGGGTGCAGTGTGACTTCATCACTGCATCTGCGTGTCCTCAGCAGCTCTCCCCACGCTGCTGGGCCAATGTCCACCCAGGCGGCGGGGCGGTGGGGGGAGGCTGGCTCCCTGGGTGGCACCCAGCCAAGGTCACCCATCGGCCACTTCCTGCTGTacgcacacctggcttcccttcAGGGGGAACAGTGTCATGGAAGGTGGAAAAGCCACAAAGGACACTGAAGTGACCCAGGGCCTGCAGGCTACCTCTGTCATTTTCAACGAGGAATGACTGGCGGGAGGCCTCTGATCTCAGCATCTGAATGGGGGTCGGAGGGGGTCCTCTCGGCCTGGAGTTGGGCTCTAGGAGGTCAGTCCCCACCACCTCACCCTGCACCACTGAGCTGTGTGGGAGGGGACAGGGCACAAAGGCAATGCGGCCCCTGGGGGACAGGGGAGCACGCCCCCGCCCCACTGCCTGGCTTGAGATTTCACTGTAAGAGCGAACAGCCAGGGCCTCCTTCCAGGGAGCAGGAGCCTGCAGAAGGGCTGGGAGGGGAGAAAGACAGCCAGCCCTGAAGGGGAGACAAAGTTGGGGCTGCACGCTCTAAccacttaaaaaagaaatgccCCCGCGAGGTGTGCCCCCCACTTCCCTCTAAACAGGAGCAGGTCCACCCAGCCTGGGAGCGTTTCATCAGGGCCCATCAGAATCTCAGACACCGCTGTGGCCAGAGCACGGCTTCTGACTGGCTGCACCTTGAGAGCCCCGTCCAGCAGGGAAGGGATGACATGCTTGGACGGTGTGCACAAGCATAAGCGTGCGTATGTGTGTGCTGTTCCTATTTGctgcccagtccatggggtcgccaagagtcaggcacgactgagcggccAAGAGTCCAGTGGGCCACACAGCCAGTGGGCGTTGGAGCTGACCCCCCTCGGGCCTGTTCTCCCATCCTGGTACTGTGCCAGCCTCAAAGAGGTGCGCTCCTCACAAGAAACGCTGTACTGCATACACCCATGGGCCAGGTGGCactcctggtaaagaatctgcctgccggaaCAGgtgatacaggagacccaggctcgatccccgggctgggaagatacccctggaggaggaaacggccaccctctgcagtattcttgcctggagaagcccatggacagaggagcccggtgggctatggtccatggggctgcaaagagtcggacacaactgagcaaaactTGAGCACAGAGCGTGCACACGTGGACACATACATTAGAAGTAGAGCAAAACCCTACCCGGTGTGTGGGTGATGTGCCCCACCACCCCTGGGCACCTAATCAGGAACCTAGGTCTGCCAGGCACATGGACCAGGAGGAGCAGACACCCGCCCCCCTCTCCAGCACCTTCTAACGGGACCCCTGCCATGTGGAGGGCAAAGCATCTCCTGGGACACGTGCTCATGCCTCCACTTCACAAAACCTGTTTGAGGCTGTAACGTGCCCTTCTCATCCAAGAAACTACCTCCCACCCCCACTTGTGACTAAAGCACACAGCTGTGCCGCTTAAGTTCATCAGCTCAGGACCCGGTTGGGGGGTGCTGCTCCCTAGGCCCCCCCAAATGCTGCTGCAGATGAAATGCTGAGTCACCCCAGGCCATTCCCCCCCCTTTCACCCCAGGTGTGAGAAGGTATCTGTGTAACTTCAGGCCAGGGGCGCTGGCTGGGCCGGTTCTTAGACAGCCGCCAGGGGCGCTGGCTGGGCCGGTTCTTAGACAGCCACCAGAGCGCGGGCATGGCCTCTGTGCCCAGCTTCTGTGCTGTCTGCATCCCACCCAGGCCACACACCCCACTTCCCAGGGGTCCCTGgacttgggggggggggctccggGCTGTCCCAGCCATCCTCGGGGGAGCGCGTGCAGGAACCGTTCCTTGCATTATCTGCGGGAAACTTGGTCGTTTCTCTGAACCACTTTCAGCTCCATAAAAGGCTGCCTGCAAATCTCTGGAGGCTTCTCTTCTCGGAGGCATCCCAGCCAGAGAATGCCTCCCTGCCCGCTTGCTGGGCTGGCCCCTGGAGGCCGGGGAGACATGTGTGAGAGCCGCCCCCCCACACTGTCCCTGCCCAAGGGCGGGTGCTGTGGGGCAGGAGAGCCAGGGGAGGGGGCACCCTCACCCCTCAGATCCATCCAAACTGAGATGTTTTTGGCCTCttgtctgcccccaccccacggcTCACTTGGCAGGACTTCTGAGGGGTCCTTCTTAGAGGAGTTCACGCCTTGAGCAGGCAGAAGAAGCGGGTAGCACAATCTCTCCGCCTCCCCTAACCTGGAAACCTCAGCCACTAGAGCCCCTGGACATGGAGAGAGTGACATCAGATGGTGGGTGGGGGACCCCACCCCTTCTAGGGAGGGGGTGAAAGATGTCAACCCCTCTTTGGTGGAGCGTGGTCCTCAGGTTGCCAAGAGGGAGCCCCCGACAGATCTGACTGCTGAGGCCTGGTGAGGGGGAGAGACGGCCTGCAGAAGAGCTGGGCAGGATGGGGCTTGGGTCCCTGGTCAGGGTCCCCAGGAGTCCTGGGCCCAGAGCATGGGATCCAAGGGAGGAAGGGGTCAAAGGGCTCAGGCAGCAGGGCTGGGAGAAGCAGGAGGTGGCATCTGTGTCTCCCTGGGTTCTGAGTGACTGGCCgcgtgggggctggggagagggcccTGCCAGGGAGGGTCCCCCAGGGATGGTCCAGAATGGTGCCAGGGGAGTtgcagggggtgggtgggtggggctcCTGCTGCCAACCGCAGCGGCCTGAGCCCAGGCACTCTGAAGCCGCTCCCAGGAAGAGCAGGGAGCAGAGCCGGCGCCCCGGCAGGGCCTCAGGCAGACAAGCGCCTCTGCTGGCCACCCCCGCACGAGGGCCGCAGCCTGCGGCCCAGAGGACGTGGTCCAGGCACTGCCGGCCGGCGCTCCCCACCCTTGGAGGCGCCCCTGGCAGGTGGCCCAGCTTGGAAGAGGCCAGGAGGGGGACCCCGCAGCTCAGGCTCCTTGAGGACATGGGAAGAAcgggtggggagggggacagtGGGGGCTGGATGGCCAAGGTAGACCCCTTTCAGCACAGAGTGACCCCTGCCTGCAGTGGGGAGCAGAAGCTAGAGCAGCTGGACACAGGCAGGCGGGCCACCCGCCCCCGCGGCCCCCAGGCATTGGGTGGTAACAGACCAGGCTCTGCTGCCCCCGCCCAGGAGGCAACGCCCCCCTCCCTGGAGCCCTTAAAAGCAGCCCAGCCCTCTCTGCTCCCCAGAACAGGGGACAGAGGAGACCTTCCAAGAACGGGAGGGTCCCAGGGACCATCTCCACCAACGGGGAAACCGAGGCGGGGGCCAAGCAGCTCCTCCCGGGCACCAGCGGCGGGGGCCAGCACCCTACCTGTGGCACAGAGGGCAACGAAGGTCTGCGCGTGTTTGCGGATGATCTGCTTGTTCTCCTCGGCCACCGGCATTTTGGAGAGGAAATGCTCGATGAAGTCGTGCGGGGTCATGGCCGCCAGGTTCCACTTGAGTTTGTTCACCAGGACCAGCTCCATGTGCTGCGGACCCGGGGGAAACGCGTGTCGAGAGGCGCAGGCGAGGACCCCAGTGGACGGGGAGAGGGGATGCGGGTCGCTGGAGGATCCAGGAAGTGAGGGGGACAGCGCGCGACCCCATATTCCGAGCAGGGACGGTGCTGCTCGCCAAGGGTCCTGCCCTAAACTCAGCCTACCCTGGGCCCGCGGAGACCAGGGGTCCGCCCACACCTGGAACGCGGGGCCGGGTCAACTGCGCGGGcgccgccccgccgccgccgctggaGGGCGCGCGCCCCCCACTTTTCGCAAAGCTGGGGGCGCAGAGGCGGTGGGAGTCGGAGAGAAAGCCAGGGGGGAGGCGGCGCGGCTGCGGGGCGGCGCGGGGCCCCGCCCGTGCGGCCGCCTTCCTCGGGGGCCGAGGGTCTCTCGGCGGCCCACCTGGGACCCCCGCGCCTCCCCCACCCCGGGGTCCCGCGGCTAACGGGGCGTTCGGGGACCGTGGCGGGGGTCCCAGGGTTACCAGCAGCTCGTCGGGCCGGATGGAGTTGTCAGTGTAGATGCACAGCTTCTCGGCCGTCAGGGGGATGGTCTCCTTCATCTTCGAGGCCACGAACATGCAGGTGGCCCCCAGCAGCTGCAGGCGGCTCTTTTTCACGGGCTCCAGCGACAG is drawn from Bubalus kerabau isolate K-KA32 ecotype Philippines breed swamp buffalo chromosome 5, PCC_UOA_SB_1v2, whole genome shotgun sequence and contains these coding sequences:
- the CCND1 gene encoding G1/S-specific cyclin-D1 isoform X3; the protein is MAHQLLCCEMETIRRAYPDANLLNDRVLRAMLKAEETCAPSVSYFKCVQKEILPSMRKIVATWMLEVCEEQKCEEEVFPLAMNYLDRFLSLEPVKKSRLQLLGATCMFVASKMKETIPLTAEKLCIYTDNSIRPDELLHMELVLVNKLKWNLAAMTPHDFIEHFLSKMPVAEENKQIIRKHAQTFVALCATDVKFISNPPSMVAAGSVAAAAQGLHLGSANGFLSYHRLTRFLSKVIRCDPDCLRACQEQIEALLESSLRQAQQQNLDPKAAEEEEEEEEVDLACTPTDVRDVNI
- the CCND1 gene encoding G1/S-specific cyclin-D1 isoform X1, which gives rise to MAHQLLCCEMETIRRAYPDANLLNDRVLRAMLKAEETCAPSVSYFKCVQKEILPSMRKIVATWMLEVCEEQKCEEEVFPLAMNYLDRFLSLEPVKKSRLQLLGATCMFVASKMKETIPLTAEKLCIYTDNSIRPDELLHMELVLVNKLKWNLAAMTPHDFIEHFLSKMPVAEENKQIIRKHAQTFVALCATDVKFISNPPSMVAAGSVAAAAQGLHLGSANGFLSYHRLTRFLSKVIRCDPDCLRACQEQIEALLESSLRQAQQQNLDPKAAEEEEEEEEVDLACTPTDTCSLLISRSLFHIPQASLGHLQTRRSGCLTHGLLLRQTDTWTRTQTKGPGGDPRPPAMFTRTPGRLWRQAMSVSSALRLLCWTFHLT
- the CCND1 gene encoding G1/S-specific cyclin-D1 isoform X2, with amino-acid sequence MAHQLLCCEMETIRRAYPDANLLNDRVLRAMLKAEETCAPSVSYFKCVQKEILPSMRKIVATWMLEVCEEQKCEEEVFPLAMNYLDRFLSLEPVKKSRLQLLGATCMFVASKMKETIPLTAEKLCIYTDNSIRPDELLHMELVLVNKLKWNLAAMTPHDFIEHFLSKMPVAEENKQIIRKHAQTFVALCATDVKFISNPPSMVAAGSVAAAAQGLHLGSANGFLSYHRLTRFLSKVIRCDPDCLRACQEQIEALLESSLRQAQQQNLDPKAAEEEEEEEEVDLACTPTDVPVSHTSSFTWPFADQAVRLSDPRPPASADRHVDENPNKGARWGSPTPGHVHEDPWASLETGHVRFLCPAPVVLDFPPDLRLTVQ